Proteins found in one Streptomyces sp. NBC_00461 genomic segment:
- the cobT gene encoding nicotinate-nucleotide--dimethylbenzimidazole phosphoribosyltransferase, protein MTDTGQVPGEGLPESVGMVEQPGVPAHGAYTYLSETTAEDEDLLLLPGAQSPWGNEVAPPAPEPVVETVHEPGPHETAGRDSGSVDLSGVRLPNPTLPPTSVPPRRPLHLGPPIPDASASPVRSLADRGPAGAPVRQPGPPATGPEYFDAPQLHEMPPQGAVPWGAQAPAAVQTPVDTGAPAAETVVPAPEPTPEPVGAAQAVMARIATDTAPQQHDGEPGHAAQAAQNGEATYAAEALGAACDPEAGQIPVGVSAVEGAQLTGAGAGADAGAADVAPGGHVAAGGFAVEGGFDAPSGFAAESGADGLPEGSGDAGSPAPTAVAADADPGPVPSAPSDTGQADVVGAVAETVLAPGAGVAAEDGYAEAAVPGSEAAPAAEAGSAPEAVPAPGAVPAPEAGQVPEATHAVAAPPAPAAPEEVPAAETTPLAESAASDGAPAADAATPEDVQPVAEAAEPGNGHEAVAPEGAQFVDEAAPGDAQLPNVTAPGNGLLPEQAAPEEPAPEAVPFPEPAPFPAPAATETPQGPQAMAMAVAMVPDAGQPAEATAHDAAQPVVPDLAPAGTAEEPVQAADVATAQAADTDVPAQPTDASAAPVVDATAATTVAPEPSLQPVDAPAPQDQSTHPAQPTPDVLSPAADADTQPAATAPATPETSPAPLAPADAQPTDAQPAEAGSPTDRANPEDALAPETAAASADVSPALPADAVAADPAAQSDPGPDTLPPFAAGPQPPAAEPAEHQPTEPVGQFVPVEGSVPTTPHLAPTPPRALVLPPEDEQAPEPVVTVPAPRDGDSELVQHAEDLDTRAADQEEESTAAVEEVRQSTGPAAPAYDDAEREAVLKVMRERRDIRNGFRSDPIPHEVLLRVLEAAHTAPSVGHSQPWDFVVIRSADTRRSMHELAMRQRDAYAKSLPKGRAKQFKELKIEAILDTPVNIVVTADPTRGGRHTLGRHTQPQMAPYSAALAVENLWLAARAEGLGVGWVSFFDEREMVRALGLPEHLEVIAYLCVGYVDEFPDEPELMQAGWSKRRPLSWVVHEETYGRRALPGEEPHDLLAETVSQIRPLDAKALGEAWERQKRMTKPPGSLGMLEIISAQLSGLSRQCPPPIPEPAAVAIFAGDHGVHAQGVTPWPQEVTAQMVANFLGGGAVCNAFAGQVGAEVCVVDVGVAADLPATPGLLPRKVRAGTSDMTTGPAMTREEAKQAIEVGIETARDLVAAGNKALLTGEMGIANTTASAALISVFTDTDPADVTGRGTGINDETLARKTEVVRRAIEVHQPDPADPIGVLAAIGGFEHAALVGLLLGGASLRTPVILDGVSAGAAALVARAIAPEVLAACIAGHRSAEPGHVAALNKLGLRPLVDLDLRLGEGTGALLALPLVQSTARAMHEVATFDSAGVTEK, encoded by the coding sequence ATGACCGACACCGGCCAGGTCCCGGGCGAGGGACTGCCGGAGAGCGTAGGCATGGTGGAGCAGCCGGGCGTCCCCGCGCACGGTGCGTACACCTACCTCTCCGAGACCACCGCCGAGGACGAAGACCTGTTGCTGCTGCCGGGCGCCCAGAGCCCCTGGGGCAACGAGGTCGCCCCGCCCGCGCCGGAACCGGTCGTCGAGACCGTCCACGAGCCGGGCCCGCACGAGACGGCCGGCCGCGACAGCGGTTCGGTCGACCTCTCCGGCGTCCGTCTGCCCAATCCCACGCTGCCTCCGACGTCGGTCCCGCCGCGCCGGCCTCTGCACCTCGGCCCGCCCATCCCGGACGCCTCGGCGAGCCCGGTCCGCTCTCTCGCCGACCGCGGCCCCGCGGGCGCACCGGTCCGCCAGCCCGGCCCGCCCGCCACCGGCCCCGAGTACTTCGACGCCCCCCAGCTCCACGAGATGCCCCCGCAGGGCGCGGTCCCGTGGGGCGCCCAGGCACCGGCCGCCGTGCAGACCCCGGTCGACACCGGGGCACCGGCTGCCGAAACGGTTGTTCCCGCGCCCGAGCCGACCCCGGAACCGGTCGGCGCGGCCCAGGCCGTCATGGCCCGTATCGCGACGGACACCGCACCGCAGCAGCACGACGGCGAGCCCGGTCACGCCGCACAAGCCGCGCAGAACGGTGAGGCCACGTACGCGGCGGAGGCCCTTGGCGCGGCGTGCGACCCGGAGGCCGGGCAGATTCCGGTGGGGGTGTCGGCCGTCGAGGGCGCCCAACTCACCGGTGCCGGTGCCGGTGCCGATGCCGGGGCTGCTGACGTCGCTCCGGGCGGCCACGTCGCTGCGGGCGGCTTCGCTGTGGAGGGCGGGTTCGACGCTCCGTCCGGGTTTGCCGCCGAGAGCGGGGCCGACGGTCTGCCCGAGGGCAGCGGGGACGCTGGATCCCCTGCCCCGACGGCTGTTGCTGCGGACGCGGACCCAGGTCCTGTTCCCTCGGCTCCTTCGGACACCGGGCAGGCCGATGTGGTCGGTGCTGTTGCGGAGACCGTTCTGGCGCCCGGCGCCGGAGTCGCCGCGGAGGACGGGTACGCCGAGGCGGCCGTGCCCGGTTCGGAGGCTGCGCCGGCAGCGGAAGCCGGGTCTGCGCCGGAGGCCGTGCCGGCTCCTGGAGCGGTGCCTGCGCCGGAGGCCGGTCAGGTCCCGGAGGCGACGCACGCCGTCGCGGCTCCGCCCGCTCCGGCTGCCCCGGAAGAGGTGCCCGCGGCTGAGACCACGCCACTCGCCGAGAGTGCCGCCTCCGATGGTGCGCCGGCTGCCGACGCCGCCACGCCTGAGGACGTGCAACCCGTCGCCGAGGCGGCCGAGCCCGGGAACGGACACGAGGCCGTAGCGCCCGAGGGTGCCCAGTTCGTCGACGAGGCCGCACCCGGCGACGCTCAGCTGCCGAACGTGACCGCGCCCGGAAACGGCCTGCTCCCCGAGCAGGCCGCGCCCGAGGAACCCGCGCCCGAGGCCGTTCCGTTCCCCGAGCCCGCTCCGTTCCCCGCGCCGGCTGCGACCGAGACACCTCAAGGTCCTCAGGCGATGGCGATGGCGGTGGCGATGGTTCCGGATGCCGGTCAGCCTGCCGAGGCCACCGCCCACGACGCGGCTCAGCCCGTTGTCCCCGACCTCGCCCCGGCCGGCACAGCCGAGGAGCCTGTTCAGGCTGCCGACGTAGCGACTGCCCAGGCGGCCGATACGGATGTGCCCGCGCAGCCCACGGACGCCTCCGCGGCACCCGTCGTGGACGCCACCGCCGCCACCACCGTCGCGCCCGAGCCGTCGCTCCAGCCCGTGGACGCGCCCGCGCCCCAGGACCAGAGCACGCACCCGGCCCAGCCCACGCCCGACGTACTGTCGCCCGCCGCGGACGCCGACACACAACCGGCCGCCACCGCCCCGGCCACCCCCGAAACGTCTCCGGCCCCCCTCGCCCCTGCAGACGCCCAACCGACCGACGCGCAACCGGCCGAAGCGGGATCCCCGACGGACCGTGCGAACCCCGAAGACGCGCTCGCGCCCGAGACGGCCGCGGCCTCCGCCGACGTCTCGCCCGCGCTCCCCGCCGACGCGGTGGCTGCCGACCCGGCTGCCCAGTCCGACCCCGGCCCGGACACCCTGCCGCCATTCGCCGCCGGCCCCCAGCCACCCGCCGCGGAACCCGCGGAACACCAACCCACCGAGCCGGTCGGCCAGTTCGTCCCCGTCGAGGGCTCCGTGCCGACCACCCCGCACCTTGCCCCGACCCCGCCGCGCGCCCTCGTGCTCCCCCCGGAGGACGAGCAGGCGCCGGAGCCGGTCGTCACGGTGCCCGCTCCGCGCGACGGCGACTCCGAACTCGTACAGCATGCGGAGGACCTGGACACCAGGGCCGCCGACCAGGAAGAGGAGAGCACGGCCGCAGTGGAAGAAGTACGACAGTCCACCGGCCCGGCCGCGCCCGCCTACGACGACGCCGAGCGCGAGGCCGTCCTCAAGGTCATGCGGGAGCGACGCGACATTCGCAACGGCTTCCGCAGCGACCCCATCCCGCACGAGGTGCTGCTCCGCGTCCTGGAGGCCGCGCACACCGCCCCGTCCGTGGGGCACTCGCAGCCCTGGGACTTCGTCGTCATCCGCTCCGCCGACACCCGGCGCAGCATGCACGAACTGGCCATGCGCCAGCGCGACGCGTACGCCAAGTCCCTCCCCAAGGGCCGGGCGAAGCAGTTCAAGGAACTGAAGATCGAGGCCATCCTCGACACCCCGGTGAACATCGTCGTCACCGCCGACCCGACCCGCGGCGGGCGCCACACGCTGGGCCGTCACACACAGCCGCAGATGGCGCCCTACTCCGCCGCGCTCGCGGTAGAGAACCTCTGGCTCGCCGCCCGCGCCGAGGGCCTCGGCGTCGGCTGGGTCAGCTTCTTCGACGAGCGTGAGATGGTCCGCGCGCTGGGGCTGCCCGAGCACCTGGAAGTCATCGCCTACCTGTGCGTCGGGTACGTCGACGAGTTCCCGGACGAGCCCGAGCTGATGCAGGCGGGCTGGTCCAAGCGCCGCCCGCTGTCGTGGGTCGTGCACGAGGAGACGTACGGCCGGCGTGCCCTGCCCGGCGAGGAGCCGCACGACCTGCTCGCCGAGACCGTCTCCCAGATCCGCCCGCTGGACGCCAAGGCGCTCGGCGAGGCCTGGGAGCGGCAGAAGCGGATGACGAAGCCGCCCGGCTCGCTCGGCATGCTGGAGATCATCTCCGCGCAGCTGTCCGGCCTGTCCCGGCAGTGCCCGCCGCCGATCCCGGAGCCCGCGGCCGTCGCGATCTTCGCGGGCGACCACGGTGTGCACGCCCAGGGTGTGACCCCCTGGCCGCAGGAGGTCACCGCCCAGATGGTGGCCAACTTCCTCGGTGGCGGAGCGGTCTGCAACGCCTTCGCGGGCCAGGTGGGCGCCGAGGTCTGCGTCGTCGACGTGGGCGTGGCCGCCGACCTGCCCGCGACCCCCGGTCTGCTGCCCCGCAAGGTCCGCGCCGGCACGTCCGACATGACCACCGGCCCCGCGATGACCCGCGAGGAGGCCAAGCAGGCCATCGAGGTCGGCATCGAGACGGCCCGCGACCTGGTGGCGGCAGGCAACAAGGCGCTGCTGACCGGTGAGATGGGCATCGCCAACACCACGGCGTCCGCCGCCCTGATCTCGGTCTTCACGGACACCGATCCGGCCGACGTGACCGGCCGCGGCACCGGCATCAACGACGAGACCCTGGCCCGCAAGACCGAGGTCGTCC
- the cbiE gene encoding precorrin-6y C5,15-methyltransferase (decarboxylating) subunit CbiE codes for MADRVTVIGWDGSPLTAAARSALSAATLVAGAAHHLALPEVPPTAERIRLGSVALAARRIAGHRGTAVVLADGDPGFFGVVRTVRAPEFGLEVEVVPAVSSVAAAFARAGMPWDDAQVVVAHRRTLRRAVNVCRAHTKVAVLTSPGAGPAELGLLLEGVHRTFVICEELGTEREQVTVVTSDKAPDHIWRDPNVVIVIGGPVGPGVSGEGGGWLAGRDPGAGPRGWTQPAQAYDGPLGEGETDLLRAAQLARLGPRVGDLVWDIGCGSGAFATEAARAGAAVIAVDRDLTACARADAAARQFGVQLQIIRGLAPHVLENLPEPDVVRVGGGGAAVVSAVADRRPQRIVTHAATRDAAELVGRDLTEHGYRVECALLQSVELDTRAWTETERSVVFLLTGELERREGPR; via the coding sequence ATGGCCGACCGCGTCACGGTGATCGGCTGGGACGGCTCGCCCCTGACCGCCGCGGCCCGCTCCGCGCTGAGCGCCGCCACCCTGGTGGCCGGTGCCGCCCACCACCTGGCGCTTCCCGAGGTGCCGCCGACCGCCGAGCGCATCCGCCTCGGCAGCGTCGCCCTCGCCGCCCGTCGCATCGCCGGCCACCGTGGCACCGCGGTCGTGCTCGCCGACGGCGACCCCGGATTCTTCGGCGTCGTACGGACCGTGCGCGCACCCGAGTTCGGCCTTGAGGTCGAGGTCGTCCCCGCCGTCTCGTCCGTGGCCGCGGCTTTCGCACGTGCCGGTATGCCCTGGGACGACGCCCAGGTGGTCGTCGCACACCGCCGCACCCTGCGACGCGCGGTGAACGTGTGCCGCGCCCACACCAAAGTCGCCGTTCTCACCTCCCCGGGCGCCGGGCCCGCCGAACTCGGCCTGCTCCTGGAGGGCGTCCACCGCACCTTCGTCATCTGCGAGGAGCTCGGCACCGAACGCGAACAGGTCACCGTCGTCACCTCCGACAAGGCCCCCGACCACATCTGGCGCGACCCGAACGTCGTCATCGTCATCGGCGGACCCGTGGGGCCGGGAGTCTCGGGCGAGGGCGGCGGCTGGCTCGCCGGACGCGACCCGGGAGCCGGACCGCGCGGCTGGACACAACCCGCCCAGGCCTACGACGGACCGCTCGGCGAGGGCGAGACGGACCTGCTGCGTGCGGCCCAACTCGCCCGCCTCGGACCGCGCGTCGGCGACCTCGTGTGGGACATCGGCTGCGGCAGCGGCGCCTTCGCCACCGAGGCCGCACGGGCCGGCGCCGCCGTGATCGCCGTCGACCGGGACCTCACGGCCTGCGCCCGCGCGGATGCCGCCGCCCGCCAGTTCGGCGTCCAGTTGCAGATCATCCGCGGCCTCGCCCCGCACGTCCTGGAGAACCTCCCCGAGCCGGACGTCGTGCGCGTCGGCGGCGGGGGAGCGGCCGTGGTCTCCGCGGTCGCCGACCGCCGCCCGCAGCGCATCGTCACGCACGCCGCAACCCGCGACGCGGCCGAACTCGTCGGCCGGGACCTCACGGAGCACGGCTACCGGGTCGAGTGCGCGCTGCTCCAGTCCGTCGAACTCGACACCAGGGCCTGGACGGAGACGGAGCGGAGCGTGGTGTTCCTGCTCACAGGGGAACTGGAGCGGCGCGAAGGGCCTCGCTGA
- a CDS encoding GNAT family N-acetyltransferase: MAGTFPNISISTERLVLRPLDEDDVPALAEMMNDEQVGAWTSVPQPYTEADARNWITELAPAERTEGRGVVFAVTEFLTQRLVGMVHLQNTDWRVRASEIAYVIAPWARGEGYATEASLATAQWLFHDQKFERMELRTAADNTASQQVAQKMGCISEGVLRNAWIARARSGDGEWIDVRTDVILWSLLPEDLAGGSEQLADTGGFTSFTDWN, from the coding sequence ATGGCTGGCACCTTCCCCAACATCTCCATCAGCACGGAGCGGTTGGTGCTGCGTCCCCTCGACGAGGACGACGTGCCCGCACTGGCCGAGATGATGAACGATGAGCAGGTCGGCGCCTGGACGAGTGTCCCGCAGCCCTACACCGAGGCCGACGCCCGCAACTGGATCACCGAACTCGCCCCGGCCGAACGCACCGAGGGCCGTGGCGTCGTCTTCGCCGTCACCGAGTTCCTCACCCAGCGACTGGTCGGAATGGTGCACCTGCAGAACACCGACTGGCGCGTGCGCGCCAGCGAGATCGCCTACGTCATCGCCCCCTGGGCCCGCGGTGAGGGCTACGCCACCGAAGCGTCCCTCGCCACCGCGCAGTGGCTCTTCCACGACCAGAAGTTCGAACGGATGGAGCTGCGCACCGCCGCCGACAACACCGCCTCCCAGCAGGTGGCCCAGAAGATGGGCTGTATCAGCGAGGGTGTCCTGCGCAACGCGTGGATAGCGCGCGCCAGGTCCGGGGACGGGGAGTGGATCGACGTGCGTACCGACGTCATCCTCTGGAGCCTGCTGCCGGAGGACCTGGCCGGGGGCAGTGAACAACTGGCCGACACCGGCGGTTTCACGTCCTTCACCGACTGGAACTGA
- a CDS encoding MetQ/NlpA family ABC transporter substrate-binding protein, giving the protein MRNTAKLSTAVLAAGALTFGLTACGSGTDSVSGSSDYSGPLVVAASPTPHAEILDYVKDHLAKKAGLDLEVKEFQDYIVPNTATEDGSVDANYFQNQPYLDDFNKKRGTHIVPVVTVHLEPLGLYSHKVKKADALKSGATIAVPNDAVNEARALKLLASNGLITLKDGVGSEATPQDISKNPKNLKFKEVEAAQTARSLDDVDAAVVNGNYAISAGIKPAKEALVLESAKNSPYGNFLAVKKGNEKDPRVKKLAKLLTSPEVKKFIEDKYQGSVIPSF; this is encoded by the coding sequence GTGCGTAACACCGCAAAGCTCAGCACCGCTGTCCTCGCCGCCGGAGCCCTCACCTTCGGGCTCACCGCCTGCGGCTCGGGCACGGACTCCGTCTCCGGCTCCTCCGACTACAGCGGACCGCTGGTCGTCGCCGCGAGCCCGACGCCGCACGCCGAGATCCTCGACTACGTCAAGGACCACCTGGCGAAGAAGGCGGGCCTCGACCTGGAGGTCAAGGAGTTCCAGGACTACATCGTGCCGAACACGGCGACCGAGGACGGCTCGGTGGACGCCAACTACTTCCAGAACCAGCCGTACCTCGACGACTTCAACAAGAAGCGCGGCACCCACATCGTGCCCGTCGTCACGGTGCACCTGGAGCCGCTCGGCCTCTACTCCCACAAGGTCAAGAAGGCCGACGCACTCAAGAGCGGTGCGACGATCGCCGTCCCGAACGACGCGGTGAACGAGGCGCGTGCCCTCAAGCTGCTCGCGTCCAACGGCCTCATCACGCTCAAGGACGGCGTGGGCAGCGAAGCGACCCCGCAGGACATCTCCAAGAACCCGAAGAACCTCAAGTTCAAGGAGGTCGAGGCGGCCCAGACCGCGCGCTCCCTGGACGACGTCGACGCCGCCGTGGTCAACGGCAACTACGCGATATCCGCCGGGATCAAGCCCGCCAAGGAAGCCCTCGTCCTGGAGTCCGCGAAGAACAGCCCGTACGGCAACTTCCTCGCGGTGAAGAAGGGCAATGAGAAGGACCCGCGCGTGAAGAAGCTCGCCAAGCTCCTCACCTCGCCCGAGGTGAAGAAGTTCATCGAGGACAAGTACCAGGGCTCGGTCATCCCGTCCTTCTGA
- a CDS encoding methionine ABC transporter permease — MTWSEMQPLLAQACWDTLYMVGWSTLIAVVGGLPLGILLVLTDRGELLQNVLANKVIGQVVNIARSMPFIILMVALMTFTRWITGTTIGREAAIVPLAIGAIPFFARLVETAVREVDGGLVEAVQSMGGNTWTIVRKVLVPEALPSLIASTTTTIVALIGYSAMAGTVGAGGLGDIAIRYGYQRFETPLMWITVAILAVVISLIQFAGDFTARSLHHRGGRSGPAPRLRLLKAEDPASADVGKVA; from the coding sequence GTGACCTGGTCCGAGATGCAGCCGCTGTTGGCCCAGGCGTGTTGGGACACCCTCTACATGGTCGGCTGGTCCACGCTGATCGCCGTCGTCGGCGGCCTTCCGCTCGGCATTCTGCTCGTCCTCACGGACCGGGGCGAACTGCTCCAGAACGTCCTGGCCAACAAGGTCATCGGGCAGGTCGTGAACATCGCCCGGTCGATGCCGTTCATCATCCTCATGGTCGCGCTGATGACCTTCACGCGCTGGATCACCGGGACGACCATCGGCCGCGAGGCCGCCATCGTGCCGCTCGCGATCGGGGCCATCCCCTTCTTCGCGCGCCTGGTCGAGACGGCGGTCCGCGAGGTGGACGGCGGGCTGGTCGAGGCGGTGCAGTCGATGGGCGGCAACACCTGGACGATCGTCCGCAAGGTCCTCGTACCCGAGGCCCTGCCCTCGCTGATCGCCAGCACCACCACCACGATCGTCGCCCTCATCGGCTACTCCGCGATGGCCGGCACCGTCGGCGCCGGCGGCCTCGGCGACATAGCCATCCGCTACGGCTACCAGCGCTTCGAGACCCCACTCATGTGGATCACCGTGGCGATCCTCGCCGTGGTCATCTCGCTCATCCAGTTCGCCGGCGACTTCACGGCACGCTCGCTGCACCACCGCGGCGGACGCTCCGGCCCGGCGCCCAGGCTGCGCCTGCTGAAGGCCGAGGACCCGGCCTCGGCCGACGTCGGCAAGGTCGCGTAA
- a CDS encoding methionine ABC transporter ATP-binding protein, with the protein MITTTGLTKVYRSRAREVTALDGVDLHVREGEVYGVIGQSGAGKSSLIRCVNLLERPTAGTVTVAGQDLTALAGRGPRAGKELRQARSRIGMVFQHFNLLSSRTVQDNVELPLEILGTSGKERSRKALELLDLVGLADKAAAYPAQLSGGQKQRVGIARALAGDPKVLLSDEATSALDPETTRSILQLLRDLNRQLGLTVLLITHEMDVVKSICDSAALMENGRIVESGTVSELLATPGSELASALFPVSGDAAGEDRTVVDVTFQGERATQPVISRLSRTYNIDISILGAAIDTVGGLQVGRMRIELPGRYEDNVVPIGFLREQGLQIDVLGQEPVLLKEGAK; encoded by the coding sequence GTGATCACCACAACGGGCCTGACCAAGGTCTACCGCTCGCGCGCCCGTGAGGTCACCGCCCTCGACGGCGTCGATCTGCACGTCCGCGAAGGCGAGGTGTACGGCGTTATCGGCCAGTCCGGTGCCGGCAAGTCCTCGCTCATCCGCTGCGTCAACCTGCTGGAGCGCCCCACCGCCGGCACGGTGACCGTCGCCGGGCAGGACCTCACCGCCCTCGCCGGCCGCGGCCCGCGCGCCGGCAAGGAGCTGCGGCAGGCGCGCAGCCGTATCGGCATGGTCTTCCAGCACTTCAACCTGCTGTCCTCGCGGACGGTCCAGGACAACGTCGAGCTGCCGCTCGAAATCCTCGGCACGTCCGGCAAGGAGCGCTCCCGCAAGGCGCTGGAGCTGCTGGACCTCGTCGGGCTCGCCGACAAGGCCGCGGCCTACCCCGCCCAGCTCTCCGGCGGGCAGAAGCAGCGCGTCGGCATCGCCCGCGCCCTGGCCGGCGACCCCAAGGTCCTCCTGTCCGACGAGGCCACCAGCGCCCTCGACCCGGAGACCACCCGCTCCATCCTCCAGCTGCTGCGCGACCTGAACCGGCAGCTGGGCCTGACAGTTCTGCTCATCACCCACGAGATGGACGTCGTGAAGTCGATCTGCGACTCGGCAGCCCTGATGGAGAACGGCCGCATCGTCGAGTCGGGGACGGTGAGCGAACTGCTCGCGACGCCCGGCTCCGAGCTGGCCTCCGCCCTCTTCCCGGTGAGCGGCGACGCCGCGGGCGAGGACCGCACCGTCGTCGACGTCACCTTCCAGGGCGAGAGGGCCACCCAGCCCGTCATCTCCCGGCTCTCGCGCACCTACAACATCGACATCTCGATCCTCGGTGCGGCCATCGACACCGTCGGCGGCCTCCAGGTCGGCCGGATGCGCATCGAACTGCCCGGCCGCTACGAGGACAACGTCGTGCCGATCGGATTCCTGCGTGAACAGGGCCTGCAGATCGACGTGTTGGGCCAGGAGCCCGTACTGCTGAAGGAAGGCGCCAAGTGA
- a CDS encoding HAD family hydrolase — translation MTIHAQALLFDNDGTLVSSLESVDRCWTRWAAEYGLGAEEFGRVELHGRPAVEIAADLLPADLVPEAVARIELLEMEDVPRGGVHLLPGTRDFLDALPAERWAVVTSATRRLAEARLDAVGILPKTLVAADDITRGKPDPEPYLLAARVLGVDPAHCVVFEDAPAGLQAGRAAGMTTVALATTHQAHELDADLVVKDLSALSVRVGDRTVEISVRA, via the coding sequence ATGACGATCCACGCACAAGCCCTTCTGTTCGACAACGACGGCACCCTCGTCTCCTCCCTCGAATCCGTGGACCGTTGCTGGACGCGCTGGGCGGCGGAGTACGGCCTCGGCGCCGAGGAGTTCGGACGCGTCGAACTGCACGGGCGGCCGGCCGTGGAGATAGCCGCCGACCTGCTGCCCGCAGACCTCGTGCCGGAGGCCGTCGCGCGGATCGAGCTGCTGGAGATGGAGGACGTGCCGCGCGGGGGCGTCCATCTGCTGCCCGGCACCAGGGACTTCCTCGACGCGCTGCCCGCCGAGCGCTGGGCCGTCGTCACCTCCGCCACCCGCCGCCTCGCCGAGGCCCGCCTCGACGCCGTCGGCATCCTGCCCAAGACCCTCGTCGCCGCCGACGACATCACCCGCGGCAAGCCCGACCCCGAGCCCTACCTTCTCGCCGCCCGCGTACTCGGCGTCGACCCCGCGCACTGTGTCGTCTTCGAGGACGCCCCGGCCGGCCTCCAGGCGGGCCGCGCCGCCGGCATGACCACCGTGGCCTTGGCCACAACGCACCAGGCCCATGAACTCGACGCCGATCTCGTGGTGAAGGACCTGTCCGCCCTGTCCGTGCGGGTCGGCGACCGGACGGTGGAGATCTCCGTCCGCGCCTGA
- a CDS encoding GNAT family N-acetyltransferase — protein sequence MGMSVTISVATEQDAEQIFKLQYLCFQSEAALYGNYRIDPLVQSLDSVREEVVADCVFVARLGEEVVGSVRGRVTEDGSAAIGKLCVHPRLQGHGIGARLLRAAESALAEQRGATRFRLEAGHRSEGNLRLYRRVGYQAVGTSQGQDGVPMVVLEKPAQAYVATA from the coding sequence ATGGGCATGAGCGTGACCATCTCGGTGGCGACCGAGCAGGATGCAGAGCAGATCTTCAAGCTCCAGTACCTGTGCTTCCAGAGCGAGGCGGCGCTGTACGGCAACTACCGCATCGACCCGCTCGTCCAGAGCCTCGACTCGGTCCGTGAGGAGGTGGTCGCGGACTGCGTCTTCGTGGCGCGGCTCGGGGAAGAAGTCGTCGGCTCGGTGCGCGGCCGGGTCACCGAGGACGGCTCCGCCGCCATCGGCAAGCTCTGCGTCCACCCCCGCCTCCAGGGCCACGGCATCGGCGCCCGGCTCCTGCGCGCGGCCGAGTCCGCCCTCGCCGAGCAGCGCGGCGCCACCCGGTTCCGCCTGGAGGCCGGCCACCGCAGCGAGGGCAACCTGCGCCTGTACCGTCGCGTCGGCTACCAGGCCGTGGGCACGTCCCAGGGCCAGGACGGGGTACCGATGGTCGTCCTGGAGAAGCCGGCGCAGGCGTACGTGGCTACTGCGTGA
- a CDS encoding RNA polymerase sigma factor gives MTHDLVAALRPLLAAEALAEAQASGAEPGDLEQAVWLRLLERLAVDGPPLDPHRWLRSAVRSEARRSRRTSRIERPYDIEPVGDVDSDPEHLALAAARRRALRDAVRRLPGRCPRLLEALLSPEDLTYREIAGELGISQGSLGPERSRCLGCLRRLLPPEVAARRARG, from the coding sequence ATGACGCACGACCTGGTTGCCGCCCTGCGCCCCCTGCTCGCCGCCGAGGCCTTGGCGGAGGCACAGGCCTCCGGCGCCGAGCCGGGCGACCTGGAACAGGCGGTCTGGCTGCGCCTCCTGGAGCGTCTCGCGGTGGACGGCCCGCCGCTCGACCCGCACCGCTGGCTGCGCAGCGCCGTACGTTCCGAGGCGCGCCGCAGCCGCCGTACGAGCCGCATCGAGCGGCCGTACGACATCGAGCCCGTCGGCGACGTCGACAGCGACCCCGAACACCTGGCCCTGGCCGCGGCCCGCCGCCGGGCCCTGCGCGACGCGGTCCGTCGGCTGCCCGGCCGCTGCCCCCGTCTGCTGGAGGCCCTGCTCTCCCCGGAAGACCTGACATACCGGGAAATCGCGGGGGAGTTGGGTATCTCACAGGGCAGTCTCGGCCCGGAACGTTCCAGATGCCTGGGATGTCTGCGACGTTTGCTCCCGCCGGAGGTTGCGGCACGCCGAGCACGGGGATAG